From one Drosophila subpulchrella strain 33 F10 #4 breed RU33 chromosome 3L, RU_Dsub_v1.1 Primary Assembly, whole genome shotgun sequence genomic stretch:
- the LOC119554004 gene encoding putative RNA-binding protein Luc7-like 1, translating to MSAPSNKMSATDQMRAMLDQLMGTTRNGDERQLKFSDTRVCKSFLLDCCPHDILASTRMDLGECPKVHDLAFRADYESAAKARDYYYDIEAMEHLQAFIADCDRRTDSAKQRLKETQEELTAEVAEKANAVHGLAEEIGKKLAKAEALGEAGEVEDSMELMKEIEELRAKKIKAEHEYRTSMPASTYQQQKLRVCEVCSAYLGIHDNDIRLADHFGGKLHLGFLTIREKLIELEKTAAPRKAELKRTGKMTDRDDEGRGRNRYFVGGRELDRRSRVHRSRSRERQRLRDAERERPNNGRGPEEKGGERPKEAPEGPERPERAPERGGRRDERDNHGRDNRERERDGRRDRERHGRNDRGRFGDRGGGGGGGGHHRDDRRRSRSRDRSPRERRNFNHFRDGGGGGGNGHGQRRRSYSRERYSRR from the coding sequence ATGAGCGCGCCGAGCAACAAAATGTCGGCCACCGATCAGATGCGAGCAATGCTGGACCAGCTAATGGGCACTACGCGGAATGGCGACGAGCGCCAGCTGAAGTTCTCGGACACCAGGGTCTGCAAGTCCTTCCTGCTCGACTGCTGTCCGCACGACATCCTGGCGTCCACGCGCATGGATCTCGGTGAGTGTCCCAAAGTGCATGACCTGGCTTTCCGCGCAGATTACGAGAGTGCGGCCAAGGCGCGCGACTACTACTACGACATCGAGGCCATGGAGCACCTGCAGGCCTTCATCGCCGACTGCGATCGCCGCACGGACTCCGCCAAGCAGCGTCTGAAGGAGACCCAGGAGGAGCTGACCGCCGAGGTGGCCGAGAAGGCCAACGCTGTCCACGGCCTGGCCGAGGAGATCGGCAAGAAGCTGGCCAAGGCCGAGGCTCTCGGCGAGGCCGGCGAAGTGGAGGACAGCATGGAGCTGATGAAGGAGATCGAGGAGCTGCGCGCCAAGAAGATCAAGGCCGAGCACGAGTACCGTACGAGCATGCCCGCCTCCACCTACCAGCAGCAGAAGCTGCGCGTCTGCGAGGTCTGCTCCGCCTACCTGGGCATCCACGACAACGACATCCGGCTGGCGGACCACTTTGGTGGTAAGTTGCATCTTGGCTTCCTAACCATCCGCGAGAAGCTGATCGAGCTGGAGAAGACGGCGGCGCCGCGCAAGGCGGAGCTCAAGCGGACGGGTAAGATGACGGACCGCGACGACGAGGGCCGTGGCCGCAATCGCTACTTTGTAGGTGGCCGTGAACTGGACCGCCGCTCCCGTGTGCACCGTTCCCGCTCCAGAGAACGCCAGCGGCTGCGGGACGCGGAGCGCGAACGACCCAACAACGGGCGCGGGCCGGAGGAGAAGGGTGGCGAGCGGCCCAAGGAGGCGCCTGAAGGTCCAGAACGACCCGAAAGAGCCCCGGAACGTGGAGGACGGCGCGATGAAAGGGACAACCATGGCAGAGATAACCGCGAACGGGAACGCGATGGCAGAAGGGATAGGGAGCGCCACGGGCGCAACGACAGAGGACGCTTCGGCGACAGgggcggcggaggaggaggcggtggTCATCACCGGGATGACCGACGCCGCTCACGCTCAAGGGACCGTTCGCCACGGGAACGACGAAACTTCAACCACTTCAGGGATgggggcggcggcggcggaaATGGACACGGACAGCGCAGACGCTCCTACTCCCGCGAGCGCTACTCCCGCCGCTAG